DNA sequence from the Egibacteraceae bacterium genome:
CCTTTGTCCGCGGGCGCCGCTGCGGGCGACGCAACCGCTGCCGCGACGAGGTCGCCGATCTCCTCCGTCGAGTATCCCATCTCCGGGCCGCCCATGGCGCCCAGGCGGGGCAGCACCGCCGTCGCGGCGGCCTCCACCGCCGTGGCGGCCTCCGGCTCCCCGAGATGGTCGAGGCAGAGCGCCGCGCTGAGCACCGCCGCGACCGGGTTCGCCCAGCCGCGGCCGGCGATGTCGGGGGCGGACCCGTGGACGGGCTCGAACATGCTCGGGGCGGTCCGGTCGGGGTTGAGGTTGCCGCTGGCCGCGAGCCCCAGCCCCCCCTGCACCGCCGCGCCGAGGTCGGTGATGATGTCGCCGAAGAGGTTGTCGGTGACCACCACGTCGAAGCGCTCGGGGGCGGTCACCAGGTACAGACAGGCCGCGTCGACGTGGACGTAGTCGACTTCGACCGCGGGGTGGTCCCGGCGGGCGGCGTCGACCGTGCGCTGCCACAGGTCTCCGGCGTAGGTGAGCACGTTGGTCTTGTGGCACAGGGTCAGGTGGCCGCGCCTGGCCTCGGCCCGTGACAGCGCATGGCGCACGACGCGCTCCACCCCCCGCCGGGTGTTGATCGACTCCTGCGTCGCCACCTCGTGGGGGGTGTCGCGGTAGACCACGCCACCCGCCCCGGCGTAGAGCCCCTCGGTGTTCTCGCGCACGATCACCAGGTCGCAGCGCTCCCCGGTCAGGCCGA
Encoded proteins:
- a CDS encoding 3-isopropylmalate dehydrogenase, with translation MRSYRLAVIGGDGIGPEVTAQACKALHAAGAMAGFTVETTDFDLGGRRYLRTGEVLPDSVEDELRGHDAILLGAVGTPEVAPGVLERGLLLRLRFAFDQYVNLRPVRLYPGAVSPVVGLTGERCDLVIVRENTEGLYAGAGGVVYRDTPHEVATQESINTRRGVERVVRHALSRAEARRGHLTLCHKTNVLTYAGDLWQRTVDAARRDHPAVEVDYVHVDAACLYLVTAPERFDVVVTDNLFGDIITDLGAAVQGGLGLAASGNLNPDRTAPSMFEPVHGSAPDIAGRGWANPVAAVLSAALCLDHLGEPEAATAVEAAATAVLPRLGAMGGPEMGYSTEEIGDLVAAAVASPAAAPADKGA